One region of Danio aesculapii chromosome 7, fDanAes4.1, whole genome shotgun sequence genomic DNA includes:
- the LOC130231695 gene encoding LOW QUALITY PROTEIN: E3 ubiquitin-protein ligase TRIM11-like (The sequence of the model RefSeq protein was modified relative to this genomic sequence to represent the inferred CDS: substituted 1 base at 1 genomic stop codon) yields MSPLFEELHCSVCLDVFTDTVSTLCGHNFCKSCQNXCWDKSQNCNCPLCSETFSKRPKLKINTTLKQFLQLFKEKLSKSEVQELIQDRIKKIQDIKRSAELRNKSTEREKSSTIELFSDLLRSIERCQGELLEMIEEKQKAAEKHDEELIQELQKEINRLC; encoded by the exons ATGAGTCCTCTGTTTGAGGAGCTTCACTGTTCAGTGTGTCTGGATGTGTTCACTGATACAGTCAGCACTCTATGTGGACACAATTTCTGTAAGAGCTGCCAAAATTAGTGCTGGGACAAGAGTCAGAATTGCAACTGTCCACTCTGTAGTGAAACATTCAGTAAAAGACCCAAACTCAAAATCAACACAACACTTAAACAATTTTTGCAGCTCTTTAAGGAAAAGTTGAGTAAATCTGAAGTGCAGGAGCTGATCCAGGACCGAATCAAGAAGATTCAAGACATCAAACGTTCAGCAGAGCTTAGAAAT AAAAGCACAGAGCGAGAGAAATCATCCACTATTGAGCTCTTCAGTGATCTGCTGCGCTCCATTGAGAGATGTCAGGGCGAGCTGCTGGAGATGATAGAGGAGAAGCAGAAAGCAGCAGAGAAACATGATGAAGAGCTGATTCAAGAGCTGCAGAAAGAAATCAATcgattg TGTTGA
- the LOC130231694 gene encoding E3 ubiquitin-protein ligase TRIM39: MASSSSVLFEELHCSVCRNVFTDPVSTPCGHNFCKSCLSKSWENSQNCSCPLCSETFSKRHKLKTNTTLRDIVKLFDERYSLRISGVLCDICDGRKMKALKSCLTCQTSYCETHLEPHLRVPNFKKHKIMEPVKNVKEYICQKHDIPLELFCRDDQMCVCALCTDGDHKTHHTVPLEEESKEKKIQMIKTQRNLQKMIEDRIKKIQDIKHSAEHRKKSTAREKASTVRLFGDLLCSIERCQAELLEMMEEKQKAAEKQDEELIQELQQEISELKMRNSEMDHLSHTEDHLQLLQIYPSICSPPHSRNWSEISVNTDVRVEMLRTALTQLQETLDNKLSEAVLRRMQQYAVDVTLDPDTAHPCLILSDDGKQVKDGDINPNIPNNPERFDDFVCVLGKEGFSSGNFYFEVKVKGKTEWDLGVARGSVNRKGRITMSPQDGFWTVALRKKNRYWACPCLPLSLRLKPQTVGVFVDYEEGLVSFYDVESRSHMYSFTGQSLFFQSEKLHPFFSPCLYEEGKYSAPLIISPVNFS, encoded by the exons ATGGCATCCTCCAGTAGTGTTCTGTTTGAGGAGCTTCACTGTTCAGTGTGTCGAAATGTGTTCACTGATCCAGTCAGCACTCCATGTGGACACAACTTCTGTAAGAGCTGCCTGAGCAAGAGCTGGGAGAACAGTCAGAACTGCAGCTGTCCATTGTGTAGTGAAACATTCAGTAAAAGACACAAGCTCAAAACCAACACAACACTTAGAGACATCGTGAAGCTTTTTGATGAAAGGTATAGCCTGCGAATATCTGGGGTTCTCTGTGACATCTGTGATGGGAGAAAGATGAAAGCCCTGAAGTCCTGTCTGACGTGTCAGACCTCTTACTGTGAAACTCACCTGGAGCCTCATCTGAGAGTCCCGAACTTCAAGAAACACAAAATTATGGAGCCTGTGAAGAATGTAAAAGAatatatatgtcagaaacatgaCATACCTCTGGAGCTGTTCTGTAGAGATGATcagatgtgtgtttgtgcgttATGCACTGACGGAGACCACAAGACTCACCACACTGTTCCTCTAGAGGAGGAGAGTAAAGAGAAGAAG ATTCAGATGATAAAGACTCAGAGAAATCTGCAGAAGATGATTGAGGACAGAATTAAGAAGATTCAAGACATCAAACACTCAGCAGAACATAGAAAA AAAAGCACAGCACGAGAGAAAGCATCCACTGTTAGGCTCTTTGGTGATCTGCTGTGCTCCATTGAGAGATGTCAGGCCGAGCTGCTGGAGATGATGGAGGAGAAGCAGAAAGCAGCAGAGAAACAGGATGAAGAGCTGATTCAAGAGCTGCAGCAAGAAATCAGTGAGCTGAAGATGAGAAACTCTGAGATGGATCATCTCTCACACACTGAGGATCACCTTCAGCTCCTACAG ATTTACCCATCCATATGCAGCCCTCCACACAGCAGGAACTGGTCTGAGATCAGTGTAAACACTGATGTGCGTGTGGAGATGCTGAGAACAGCACTGACTCAACTGCAAGAAACTCTAGACAATAAACTAAGTGAAGCTG TGTTGAGGAGGATGCAGCAGTATGCAG TGGATGTAACTCTGGATCCCGATACAGCTCATCCATGTCTCATCCTTTCTGATGACGGGAAACAAGTGAAAGATGGAGATATTAATCCAAATATCCCAAACAACCCAGAGAGGTTTGATGATTTTGTTTGTGTCCTGGGGAAAGAGGGATTTTCCTCaggaaacttttattttgaggTGAAGGTGAAAGGAAAGACTGAGTGGGATTTAGGTGTGGCCAGAGGATCAGTGAACAGAAAGGGAAGAATCACAATGAGTCCTCAGGATGGATTTTGGACAGTGGCTCTGAGAAAAAAGAATAGATATTGGGCTTGTCCTTGTCTCCCGCTGTCTCTGAGACTGAAGCCGCAGACAGTGGGGGTGTTTGTGGATTATGAGGAGGGTCTGGTCTCTTTCTATGATGTGGAGTCCAGATCTCACATGTACTCTTTCACTGGTCAGTCTTTGTTTTTTCAGTCTGAGAAACTCCATCCTTTCTTTAGCCCATGTCTCTATGAAGAAGGTAAATATTCAGCTCCGTTGATCATCTCACCTGTTAATTTCAGTTAG